The following proteins are encoded in a genomic region of Candidatus Methylospira mobilis:
- the sfnG gene encoding dimethylsulfone monooxygenase SfnG, whose amino-acid sequence MSNNNLIASADPIKFAYWVPNVSGGLVISKIEQRTRWDFEYNRKLAQIAEQSGFDYALTQTRFTAGYGADYQHESVAFSHALLAATERLHVIAAILPGPWHPAVLAKQIATIDHLTAGRIAVNIVSGWFRAEFTAIGEPWLEHDERYRRSEEFIRALRGIWTEDNFTFKGDFYRFHDYSLKPKPLQRPAPEIFQGGSSRAARDMASRVSDWYFTNGNTLAGIKAQIDDIRGKARANGHSVRIGVNAFIIARDSEDEAQAVLAEIIEKADPEAVKAFGHEVTQAGKASPEGEGNWAKSTFDDLIQYNDGFKTNLIGTPEQIAERIVALKSVGVDLVLSGFLHFQEEVEYFGRLVLPLVRALEARSPAPVSTL is encoded by the coding sequence ATGTCAAACAACAACCTTATTGCGAGCGCCGATCCGATCAAGTTTGCCTACTGGGTACCCAACGTCAGCGGCGGACTTGTTATCAGCAAAATTGAGCAGCGTACGCGCTGGGATTTCGAATATAACCGTAAACTGGCGCAAATTGCCGAGCAAAGCGGATTCGATTATGCATTAACCCAAACCCGTTTTACTGCCGGTTATGGCGCCGATTATCAACATGAATCCGTCGCTTTCAGCCATGCCTTGCTTGCTGCAACCGAACGTTTGCACGTTATAGCCGCAATCCTTCCGGGCCCCTGGCATCCGGCGGTATTGGCCAAGCAAATTGCGACTATCGATCATCTTACCGCCGGGCGTATCGCGGTCAATATCGTCAGCGGCTGGTTTCGAGCCGAATTTACCGCAATCGGCGAGCCCTGGCTGGAACACGATGAGCGTTACCGGCGCTCCGAGGAGTTTATCAGGGCATTGCGCGGCATTTGGACCGAAGATAACTTCACCTTCAAGGGCGATTTTTATCGTTTTCACGATTACAGCCTTAAACCAAAGCCGTTACAGCGGCCTGCGCCCGAGATATTTCAGGGCGGCAGCTCCCGCGCGGCAAGAGATATGGCGTCGCGGGTTTCGGACTGGTATTTCACCAACGGCAATACGCTGGCAGGCATTAAAGCGCAGATCGACGACATCCGCGGCAAAGCGCGCGCTAACGGCCATTCCGTCAGAATTGGCGTGAACGCGTTTATCATCGCGCGCGACAGCGAGGACGAAGCGCAGGCCGTTCTGGCTGAAATCATAGAGAAAGCCGATCCTGAGGCAGTCAAGGCTTTCGGACACGAGGTTACGCAGGCAGGGAAGGCGTCCCCCGAAGGGGAAGGCAATTGGGCAAAATCAACTTTCGACGATTTGATTCAGTATAACGACGGCTTCAAAACCAACCTGATCGGCACGCCGGAGCAGATAGCCGAGCGCATAGTCGCTTTAAAGTCGGTTGGCGTCGATCTGGTTTTAAGCGGCTTTCTGCATTTTCAGGAAGAAGTCGAATACTTCGGCAGGCTTGTGCTGCCGCTGGTGCGCGCATTGGAGGCGAGATCGCCTGCACCGGTGTCTACGCTATGA
- a CDS encoding acyl-CoA dehydrogenase family protein, protein MSSIDYDQVRADIRALADEVIRPNAEKNDAESIFPRENLNALAKAGWNGILLPKEYGGLGLDHVAFSIVAEEIGRADASTGLVYVMHTGAAQTINLFGNEEQKRRWLAPARNGLLGTYSTSEKASGGHWWFNLSEASRNGDDGYLLNAEKSFTTSAGKADYYIFQTRSPGAKSATDISFFIVDSKLDGITAGRWEALGVRGNHSGPLSFKNVAVHAHDHLGEEGKGKDIIYHGVSPIYLIGLGSVWHGVARAALERATEHLTGTIHRDFNKKLSDYQVLRQQLGESKVLVESLRPWQHELARQLDQLQAANQPQGQILIPLTEFKVHASEVANISARNALDVSGGYGYKKGPLERIFRDARAGIGMGPSNNIAREWIGKVLVGLPLELFEEGGE, encoded by the coding sequence ATGAGTTCCATTGATTATGATCAGGTGCGCGCCGATATTCGGGCTCTGGCCGATGAAGTAATAAGACCGAATGCCGAAAAAAACGATGCGGAAAGTATTTTTCCCCGCGAAAATTTGAATGCGCTGGCCAAGGCGGGCTGGAATGGGATTTTACTGCCAAAGGAATATGGCGGTCTGGGATTGGATCATGTCGCGTTTTCGATCGTGGCAGAAGAAATCGGACGGGCCGACGCCTCCACCGGCCTGGTTTACGTCATGCATACCGGAGCGGCGCAAACCATAAACCTGTTCGGTAACGAAGAACAGAAGCGGCGCTGGCTGGCGCCGGCTCGCAATGGCTTGCTCGGGACTTATTCAACCAGTGAAAAAGCAAGCGGCGGCCATTGGTGGTTTAATCTGAGCGAAGCATCGAGAAATGGTGATGATGGTTATTTGCTCAACGCGGAGAAGTCGTTTACCACCAGCGCGGGCAAGGCGGATTATTACATTTTTCAGACACGCTCTCCCGGAGCAAAATCGGCAACCGATATCAGTTTTTTTATCGTCGACTCCAAACTGGACGGTATTACTGCCGGGCGGTGGGAAGCGCTCGGCGTGCGCGGCAACCATAGCGGTCCGCTGTCATTTAAAAATGTAGCGGTACATGCGCACGATCATCTGGGCGAGGAAGGGAAGGGCAAGGATATTATTTATCACGGCGTGTCCCCGATTTATTTAATCGGATTAGGTTCGGTCTGGCATGGGGTCGCCCGCGCGGCGCTGGAAAGAGCCACCGAGCATTTAACCGGGACCATACATCGGGATTTCAACAAAAAACTATCGGACTACCAGGTGTTGCGTCAACAACTGGGCGAATCCAAAGTGCTGGTAGAAAGTTTGCGGCCCTGGCAGCATGAGCTGGCCAGACAACTCGATCAGCTTCAGGCCGCTAATCAACCCCAGGGGCAAATTCTGATTCCGCTGACCGAATTCAAAGTGCATGCATCCGAGGTTGCCAACATCTCGGCGCGTAATGCGCTGGACGTGAGCGGCGGTTATGGATACAAAAAAGGGCCTTTGGAACGTATTTTCCGCGATGCGCGCGCAGGTATCGGCATGGGGCCTTCAAACAATATCGCCAGAGAATGGATAGGCAAGGTATTGGTGGGGCTGCCGCTCGAGTTGTTCGAAGAAGGCGGGGAATAA
- a CDS encoding OmpP1/FadL family transporter yields MSAITETQPARSNVTRWTRKALLPSSLLLLPQLSFALNTGTDLDLSLQPIAGGMAGAAFTRPQEVAAALFGNPATLSLFKGYNFEFGASILEPQVTNTQTSNGYSNSSPSQASNYIAPVAAVSGEVLPDVVLAGGLNVDSGLGANYTGSPINAGAGKGLGGNGSGGAATLPLLDELLSFSANIGAGWAATPDLSLGAAVTIGFGLAQLGTSGNTSGLQGLTGNFGGTTSSVHNISARGAFGVTYKVIDELTVSASLKTPLQYNYANVVSTTVGGTQQYQSIKITQPLEVQWGLAGNVLPNWLIEADALWKNWSNSSLYQDIYQDQFLALLGTQYTAGSWSFRGGYSYATALLRNNPNGTIGGLSGVGTLPFNTAVSGVLNSNDLTKVVQTTLAPVVWQNTLTAGLGYAFTDHFRLDGWGAYAFQQNYTASTLALGNYSVAASEWALGAGVNFKF; encoded by the coding sequence ATGAGCGCTATTACGGAAACACAGCCTGCAAGGTCTAATGTTACAAGGTGGACCAGGAAAGCCTTGCTGCCTTCCTCGCTGTTACTGCTGCCTCAATTGTCGTTTGCGCTGAATACGGGTACTGATCTCGATTTGAGCTTGCAGCCCATTGCCGGCGGCATGGCCGGTGCGGCGTTTACGCGGCCCCAGGAGGTAGCTGCCGCCTTATTCGGCAATCCGGCGACTTTGAGCCTGTTCAAAGGGTACAACTTTGAGTTTGGTGCCAGCATACTCGAACCTCAAGTCACCAATACGCAAACCAGCAATGGCTATTCCAATAGTTCGCCCAGTCAGGCCAGCAATTATATTGCGCCGGTTGCCGCCGTCAGCGGCGAAGTTCTTCCTGATGTTGTGCTGGCCGGCGGCCTAAATGTCGATTCCGGTCTGGGGGCAAACTACACCGGCAGCCCGATTAATGCCGGAGCGGGCAAAGGTCTGGGAGGCAACGGCTCAGGCGGCGCGGCTACCTTGCCGTTGCTGGATGAGTTATTGTCTTTCAGCGCGAATATCGGCGCAGGCTGGGCGGCGACGCCTGATTTATCGCTGGGTGCGGCAGTTACGATCGGCTTCGGTTTGGCGCAGCTGGGTACTTCCGGCAATACATCGGGATTGCAGGGTTTGACCGGAAATTTTGGCGGAACGACATCCAGCGTACACAATATTTCCGCGCGTGGCGCATTTGGCGTTACCTATAAGGTCATTGATGAGTTAACGGTCAGTGCGTCGCTTAAAACCCCGCTGCAATACAATTACGCCAATGTCGTTTCCACCACAGTTGGCGGGACGCAACAATATCAATCGATAAAAATCACCCAGCCTTTGGAAGTTCAATGGGGGCTGGCCGGTAATGTACTTCCGAACTGGCTGATCGAAGCCGACGCGTTGTGGAAAAACTGGTCGAATTCCAGCCTGTATCAGGATATTTACCAGGATCAATTCCTTGCATTGCTGGGAACGCAATATACCGCAGGATCATGGTCGTTCAGAGGTGGTTACAGTTACGCAACCGCCTTACTCAGAAATAATCCGAACGGCACGATAGGCGGACTCTCCGGGGTAGGGACATTGCCTTTTAATACCGCAGTGTCCGGCGTATTGAACAGCAATGATTTAACCAAGGTTGTGCAAACGACGTTGGCGCCGGTCGTATGGCAAAACACGCTGACGGCGGGCCTCGGATATGCCTTTACCGATCATTTCCGGCTGGATGGCTGGGGCGCCTATGCTTTCCAACAAAATTACACCGCATCAACTCTGGCATTAGGGAATTATTCCGTTGCGGCCAGCGAATGGGCGCTGGGTGCCGGCGTTAATTTCAAATTTTGA